Proteins encoded within one genomic window of Microtus ochrogaster isolate Prairie Vole_2 linkage group LG4, MicOch1.0, whole genome shotgun sequence:
- the Cic gene encoding protein capicua homolog isoform X7, giving the protein MYSAHRPLIPASGAASRGLGMFVWTNVEPRSVAVFPWHSLVPFLAPSQPDPSVQPSEAQQPASHPVASNQSKEPAESAAVAHEQPPGGAGSADPGRPPGATCPESPGPGPPLTLGGVDPGKSLPPTTEEEAPGPPGEPRLDSETESDHDDAFLSIMSPEIQLPLPPGKRRTQSLSALPKERDSSSEKDGRSPNKREKDHIRRPMNAFMIFSKRHRALVHQRHPNQDNRTVSKILGEWWYALGPKEKQKYHDLAFQVKEAHFKAHPDWKWCNKDRKKSSSEAKPASLGLAGGHKETRERSMSETGTAAAPGVSSELLSVAAQTLLSSDTKAPGSGPCGAERLHAVGGPGSARPRAFSHSGVHSLDGGEVDSQALQELTQMVSGPTSYSGPKPSPQFGAPGSFAAPGEGGTMATSGRPPLLPSRASRSQRAASEDMTSDEERMVICEEEGDDDVIADDSFGTTDIDLKCKERVTDSESGDSSGEDPEGSKGFGRKVFSPVIRSSFTHCRPTLDPEPPGPPDPPAAFSKGYGPTPSSSSSPASTSVSTSFSLGSGTFKTQESGQGSTAVPLRPPPPGAGGPTTPSKATRFLPTDPATFRRKRPESVGSLEAPGPSVIAAPPIGGGNILQTLVLPPSKEEREGSGARVPSAPAPSLAYGAPAAPLSRPAATMVTNVVRPVSSTPVPIASKPFPTSGRAEASSNDTGARTEMGTGSRVPGGSPLGVSLVYSDKKSAAATSPAPHLVAGPLLGTVGKAPATVTNLLVGTPGYGAPASSAVQFIAQGAPGSVTPAGSGASAGNGPNGPVPLGILQPGALGKAGGITQVQYILPTLPQQLQVAPAPAPAPGTKAAAPSGPVPTTSIRFTLPPGTSTNGKVLAATAPTAGIPILQSVPSAPPPKAQSVSPVQATPSGGSAQLLPGKVLVPLAAPSVSVRGGGAGQPLPLVSSPFSVPVQNGAQQPSKIIQLTPVPVSTPSGLVPPLSPATIPGPTSQPQKVLLPSSTRITYVQSAGGHTLPLGTSTACSQAGTVTSYGPTSSVALGFTSLGPSGPAFVQPLLSAGQAPLLAPGQVGVSPVPSPQLPPACTAPGGPVITAFYPGSPAPTSAPLGPPSQAPPSLVYTVATSTTPPAATILPKGPPASATATPAPTSPFPSATGSMTYSLVAPKAQRPSPKAPQKVKAAIASIPVGSFESGATGRPGPTPRQSMDSGAVREPAAPESELEGQPTPPVPPPPPETWPPNARNSPPPPLPAEERPGTKGPETASKFPSSSSDWRVPGLGLESRGEPPTPPSPAPAPATAPSGSSSGSSEGSSGRAAGDTPERKEVTSSGKKMKVRPPPLKKTFDSVDNRVLSEVDFEERFAELPEFRPEEVLPSPTLQSLATSPRAILGSYRKKRKNSTDLDSAPEDPTSPKRKMRRRSSCSSEPNTPKSAKCEGDIFTFDRTGTETEDVLGELEYEKVPYSSLRRTLDQRRALVMQLFQDHGFFPSAQATAAFQARYADIFPSKVCLQLKIREVRQKIMQAATPTEQPPGAEPPLPGPPASGMAATPVPTPSPAGGPDPTSPGPDSGTAQAAPPLPPPPEPGQPGWDGAPQPSPPPSGPSTTATGR; this is encoded by the exons ATGTACTCGGCCCACAGGCCCCTCATCCCCGCGTCCGGCGCGGCCTCTCGTGGCCTCGGCATGTTCG TGTGGACAAATGTGGAACCTCGTTCTGTGGCTGTGTTCCCCTGGCACTCCTTAGTCCccttcctggcacccagccagCCCGACCCCTCTGTGCAGCCGAGTGAGGCCCAGCAACCTGCCAGCCACCCTGTGGCCTCCAACCAGAGCAAAG AACCTGCTGAATCAGCTGCTGTTGCTCATGAGCAGCCACCAGGAGGTGCAGGGAGTGCTGACCCTGGGCGGCCCCCTGGAGCCACATGCCCTGAGAGCCCAGGGCCTGGACCTCCACTCACTTTGGGGGGTGTGGATCCTGGTAAAAGTCTTCCTCCCACCACTGAGGAGGAAGCTCCCGGGCCCCCAGGAGAGCCCCGGTTGGACAGCGAGACCGAGAGTGATCATGATGATGC CTTCCTCTCCATCATGTCTCCCGagattcagctgcctctgccacctggaaAGCGCCGCACCCAGTCCCTGAGTGCCCTGCCCAAGGAACGAGACTCATCTTCTGAGAAGGATGGACGAAGTCCTAACAAG CGGGAGAAGGACCATATCCGTCGGCCCATGAATGCCTTCATGATCTTCAGCAAGCGGCACCGGGCCTTGGTCCACCAGCGGCACCCCAACCAGGATAACCGAACTGTCAGCAAGATCCTGGGAGAGTGGTGGTATGCCCTGGGGCCCAAGGAGAAGCAGAAATACCACGATCTAGCCTTCCAG GTGAAAGAGGCCCACTTCAAGGCCCACCCAGATTGGAAGTGGTGCAACAAGGACCGAAAGAAATCCAGCTCAGAGGCCAAGCCCGCGAGCCTGGGGCTGGCAGGAGGGCACAAGGAGACGCGGGAACGGAGCATGTCGGAGACGGGAACTGCTGCTGCCCCTGGGG tgtcctctgagctcctgtcCGTTGCAGCCCAGACACTCCTGAGCTCCGACACGAAGGCTCCAGGGAGTGGCCCCTGTGGAGCAGAACGACTACATGCGGTTGGGGGACCTGGCTCAGCTCGACCCAGAGCCTTCTCCCACAGTGGGGTGCACAGTCTTGATGGTGGGGAAGTGGACAGCCAGGCACTACAAGAACTGACCCAG ATGGTTTCTGGCCCCACATCATACTCCGGCCCAAAGCCTTCCCCTCAGTTTGGCGCTCCAGGATCTTTTGCAGCTCCTGGTGAAGGAGGTACCATGGCCACTAGTGGGAGACCCCCACTGTTGCCCTCCAGAGCCTCTCGTTCCCAGCGCGCAGCCAGTGAGGACATGACCAGTGACGAGGAACGCATGGTCATCTGTGAGGAAGAAGGGGATGATGATGTCATCG CTGATGACAGTTTTGGCACCACTGACATTGATCTCAAGTGCAAGGAGCGGGTGACTGACAGTGAGAGTGGAGACAGCTCTGGGGAGGACCCAGAGGGCAGCAAG GGCTTTGGCCGTAAGGTGTTCTCACCTGTCATCCGCTCCTCTTTTACCCATTGCCGTCCAACCCTGGACCCTGAGCCTCCAGGGCCCCCGGATCCACCTGCAGCCTTCAGCAAAGGCTATggccccaccccatcctcctcctcctcacctgcTTCCACCTCAGTTTCAACCTCCTTTTCACTGGGCTCTGGAACCTTTAAGACCCAGGAGTCTGGTCAGGGCAGCACAGCAGTCCCACTGCGGCCCCCACCTCCTGGAGCTGGGGGCCCAACAACACCTTCCAAAGCCACTCGCTTTCTTCCTACGGATCCTGCCACCTTCCGGCGCAAGAGACCCGAAAGTGTTGGTAGTCTGGAGGCCCCAGGCCCCTCGGTCATTGCAGCACCTCCCATTGGGGGAGGAAACATTCTGCAAACACTGGTTCTACCTCCAAGCAAGGAGGAACGGGAGGGCAGTGGTGCACGAGTGCCCTCAGCCCCAGCTCCATCACTGGCCTATGGGGCTCCAGCAGCCCCTCTGTCCCGTCCTGCTGCCACCATGGTCACCAATGTGGTACGACCTGTCAGCAGCACTCCTGTGCCCATTGCCTCAAAGCCCTTTCCCACCTCTGGCCGGGCTGAGGCATCTTCAAATGACACAGGTGCCAGGACTGAAATGGGCACTGGATCTCGGGTACCTGGAGGCTCCCCATTGGGTGTCAGTTTAGTGTATTCGGATAAGAAGTCAGCAGcagccacctcaccagctccACACTTGGTAGCTGGACCCCTGTTGGGCACTGTGGGGAAGGCACCTGCTACTGTCACCAACCTGCTGGTGGGCACCCCAGGCTATGGGGCTCCTGCATCATCTGCTGTTCAGTTTATTGCCCAGGGAGCCCCAGGCAGTGTGACCCCTGCAGGCTCAGGAGCAAGTGCTGGGAATGGCCCCAATGGGCCAGTACCCCTGGGCATCCTGCAGCCAGGTGCCCTAGGCAAGGCTGGGGGAATCACCCAGGTGCAGTACATCCTGCCCACACTGCCCCAGCAGCTTCAAGTGGCACCTGCCCCAGCACCAGCCCCTGGGACCAAGGCAGCAGCTCCCAGTGGCCCTGTACCCACCACCAGCATTCGTTTCACCCTCCCTCCGGGCACCTCAACCAACGGCAAGGTCCTGGCTGCCACTGCACCCACTGCTGGCATCCCTATCCTGCAGTCTGTACCTTCCGCCCCGCCCCCTAAAG CCCAGTCAGTTTCTCCAGTCCAGGCCACACCCTCGGGTGGCTCAGCCCAGCTGCTTCCTGGGAAGGTGCTAGTTCCCCTGGCTGCCCCTAGCGTGTCAGTTCGAGGTGGAGGGGCTGGCCAGCCACTGCCCCTGGTTAGCTCACCTTTCTCAGTACCTGTCCAAAATGGTGCCCAGCAACCTAGCAAG ATTATCCAGCTGACTCCTGTGCCTGTGAGCACACCTAGCGGTCTGGTGCCACCCCTGAGCCCAGCCACAATACCGGGGCCCACATCACAGCCTCAGAAGGTCCTGTTGCCCTCTTCCACAAG AATCACTTATGTGCAGTCAGCAGGTGGGCACACTCTGCCTCTGGGTACCAGTACTGCATGCAGTCAGGCTGGAACAGTGACCTCATACGGGCCCACAAGCTCTGTAGCTCTGGGCTTCACATCGTTGGGGCCCAGTGGTCCTGCCTTCGTACAGCCCCTGCTCTCAG CAGGCCAAGCTCCATTGCTGGCTCCTGGCCAGGTGGGCGTGTCACCTGTGCCTAGCCCCCAGTTGCCTCCTGCCTGCACAGCCCCTGGAGGTCCTGTCATAACAGCCTTTTACCCTGGCAGCCCTGCACCCACCTCAGCACCCCTGGGCCCACCTTCCCAAGCTCctccaagcctggtctacactgtggCCACCAGCACCACCCCACCTGCTGCTACCATTCTGCCCAAGGGCCCACCAGCCTCTGCCACTGCCACTCCAGCCCCTACTAGTCCTTTCCCTAGTGCCACAG GCTCCATGACCTACAGCTTAGTGGCTCCCAAGGCCCAGCGGCCCAGCCCAAAGGCCCCCCAGAAAGTGAAGGCAGCCATCGCCAGCATTCCCGTGGGGTCTTTTGAATCGGGTGCCACTGGGCGGCCTGGACCTACACCCCGACAGTCTATGGACTCTGGAGCAGTCCGAGAGCCAGCTGCCCCAGAATCAGAGCTTGAGGGGCAGCCCACACCCCCagtccccccacctcctccagaGACCTGGCCTCCTAATGCCCGGAACAGCCCCCCACCACCCCTGCCTGCTGAGGAGCGACCTGGCACCAAAGGCCCTGAGACT GCCAGCAAATTCCCCAGCTCATCTTCAGATTGGCGAGTTCCTGGGCTGGGCCTGGAGAGCCGTGGggagcctcccactcctcctagcccagctcctgctccagccacaGCCCCTAGTGgaagcagcagtggcagcagcgAGGGCAGTAGTGGGAGGGCAGCTGGGGACACACCTGAGCGCAAAGAAGTGACTAGTTCTGGCAAGAAGATGAAGGTGCGACCCCCACCCCTGAAGAAGACCTTTGACTCTGTGGACAA CAGGGTCCTGTCAGAAGTGGACTTTGAAGAGCGGTTTGCTGAGCTACCTGAGTTTCGGCCAGAGGAGGTGCTGCCCTCACCCACCCTGCAGTCTCTGGCCACCTCACCTCGGGCTATCCTTGGCTCCTACCgcaagaagaggaagaattcTACTG ACCTGGACTCAGCGCCTGAGGACCCCACCTCGCCCAAGCGCAAGATGAGGAGACGTTCGAGCTGCAGCTCAGAGCCCAACACCCCCAAGAGTGCCAAGTGCGAGGGTGACATCTTCACCTTTGACCGTACAG GTACTGAAACTGAGGATGTGCTTGGAGAGCTGGAGTATGAGAAAGTGCCCTACTCATCACTGCGGCGCACCCTGGACCAACGACGGGCCCTGGTCATGCAGCTCTTCCAGGACCATGGCTTCTTCCCATCAG CCCAGGCCACAGCAGCCTTCCAAGCCCGCTATGCAGACATCTTCCCTTCCAAAGTGTGTCTGCAATTGAAGATTCGGGAGGTTCGCCAGAAGATCATGCAGGCAGCCACTCCCACAGAGCAGCCCCCTGGGGCTGAGCCCCCCCTCCCTGGA
- the Cic gene encoding protein capicua homolog isoform X8 yields MYSAHRPLIPASGAASRGLGMFVWTNVEPRSVAVFPWHSLVPFLAPSQPDPSVQPSEAQQPASHPVASNQSKEPAESAAVAHEQPPGGAGSADPGRPPGATCPESPGPGPPLTLGGVDPGKSLPPTTEEEAPGPPGEPRLDSETESDHDDAFLSIMSPEIQLPLPPGKRRTQSLSALPKERDSSSEKDGRSPNKREKDHIRRPMNAFMIFSKRHRALVHQRHPNQDNRTVSKILGEWWYALGPKEKQKYHDLAFQVKEAHFKAHPDWKWCNKDRKKSSSEAKPASLGLAGGHKETRERSMSETGTAAAPGVSSELLSVAAQTLLSSDTKAPGSGPCGAERLHAVGGPGSARPRAFSHSGVHSLDGGEVDSQALQELTQMVSGPTSYSGPKPSPQFGAPGSFAAPGEGGTMATSGRPPLLPSRASRSQRAASEDMTSDEERMVICEEEGDDDVIADDSFGTTDIDLKCKERVTDSESGDSSGEDPEGSKGFGRKVFSPVIRSSFTHCRPTLDPEPPGPPDPPAAFSKGYGPTPSSSSSPASTSVSTSFSLGSGTFKTQESGQGSTAVPLRPPPPGAGGPTTPSKATRFLPTDPATFRRKRPESVGSLEAPGPSVIAAPPIGGGNILQTLVLPPSKEEREGSGARVPSAPAPSLAYGAPAAPLSRPAATMVTNVVRPVSSTPVPIASKPFPTSGRAEASSNDTGARTEMGTGSRVPGGSPLGVSLVYSDKKSAAATSPAPHLVAGPLLGTVGKAPATVTNLLVGTPGYGAPASSAVQFIAQGAPGSVTPAGSGASAGNGPNGPVPLGILQPGALGKAGGITQVQYILPTLPQQLQVAPAPAPAPGTKAAAPSGPVPTTSIRFTLPPGTSTNGKVLAATAPTAGIPILQSVPSAPPPKAQSVSPVQATPSGGSAQLLPGKVLVPLAAPSVSVRGGGAGQPLPLVSSPFSVPVQNGAQQPSKIIQLTPVPVSTPSGLVPPLSPATIPGPTSQPQKVLLPSSTRITYVQSAGGHTLPLGTSTACSQAGTVTSYGPTSSVALGFTSLGPSGPAFVQPLLSGQAPLLAPGQVGVSPVPSPQLPPACTAPGGPVITAFYPGSPAPTSAPLGPPSQAPPSLVYTVATSTTPPAATILPKGPPASATATPAPTSPFPSATGSMTYSLVAPKAQRPSPKAPQKVKAAIASIPVGSFESGATGRPGPTPRQSMDSGAVREPAAPESELEGQPTPPVPPPPPETWPPNARNSPPPPLPAEERPGTKGPETASKFPSSSSDWRVPGLGLESRGEPPTPPSPAPAPATAPSGSSSGSSEGSSGRAAGDTPERKEVTSSGKKMKVRPPPLKKTFDSVDNRVLSEVDFEERFAELPEFRPEEVLPSPTLQSLATSPRAILGSYRKKRKNSTDLDSAPEDPTSPKRKMRRRSSCSSEPNTPKSAKCEGDIFTFDRTGTETEDVLGELEYEKVPYSSLRRTLDQRRALVMQLFQDHGFFPSAQATAAFQARYADIFPSKVCLQLKIREVRQKIMQAATPTEQPPGAEPPLPGPPASGMAATPVPTPSPAGGPDPTSPGPDSGTAQAAPPLPPPPEPGQPGWDGAPQPSPPPSGPSTTATGR; encoded by the exons ATGTACTCGGCCCACAGGCCCCTCATCCCCGCGTCCGGCGCGGCCTCTCGTGGCCTCGGCATGTTCG TGTGGACAAATGTGGAACCTCGTTCTGTGGCTGTGTTCCCCTGGCACTCCTTAGTCCccttcctggcacccagccagCCCGACCCCTCTGTGCAGCCGAGTGAGGCCCAGCAACCTGCCAGCCACCCTGTGGCCTCCAACCAGAGCAAAG AACCTGCTGAATCAGCTGCTGTTGCTCATGAGCAGCCACCAGGAGGTGCAGGGAGTGCTGACCCTGGGCGGCCCCCTGGAGCCACATGCCCTGAGAGCCCAGGGCCTGGACCTCCACTCACTTTGGGGGGTGTGGATCCTGGTAAAAGTCTTCCTCCCACCACTGAGGAGGAAGCTCCCGGGCCCCCAGGAGAGCCCCGGTTGGACAGCGAGACCGAGAGTGATCATGATGATGC CTTCCTCTCCATCATGTCTCCCGagattcagctgcctctgccacctggaaAGCGCCGCACCCAGTCCCTGAGTGCCCTGCCCAAGGAACGAGACTCATCTTCTGAGAAGGATGGACGAAGTCCTAACAAG CGGGAGAAGGACCATATCCGTCGGCCCATGAATGCCTTCATGATCTTCAGCAAGCGGCACCGGGCCTTGGTCCACCAGCGGCACCCCAACCAGGATAACCGAACTGTCAGCAAGATCCTGGGAGAGTGGTGGTATGCCCTGGGGCCCAAGGAGAAGCAGAAATACCACGATCTAGCCTTCCAG GTGAAAGAGGCCCACTTCAAGGCCCACCCAGATTGGAAGTGGTGCAACAAGGACCGAAAGAAATCCAGCTCAGAGGCCAAGCCCGCGAGCCTGGGGCTGGCAGGAGGGCACAAGGAGACGCGGGAACGGAGCATGTCGGAGACGGGAACTGCTGCTGCCCCTGGGG tgtcctctgagctcctgtcCGTTGCAGCCCAGACACTCCTGAGCTCCGACACGAAGGCTCCAGGGAGTGGCCCCTGTGGAGCAGAACGACTACATGCGGTTGGGGGACCTGGCTCAGCTCGACCCAGAGCCTTCTCCCACAGTGGGGTGCACAGTCTTGATGGTGGGGAAGTGGACAGCCAGGCACTACAAGAACTGACCCAG ATGGTTTCTGGCCCCACATCATACTCCGGCCCAAAGCCTTCCCCTCAGTTTGGCGCTCCAGGATCTTTTGCAGCTCCTGGTGAAGGAGGTACCATGGCCACTAGTGGGAGACCCCCACTGTTGCCCTCCAGAGCCTCTCGTTCCCAGCGCGCAGCCAGTGAGGACATGACCAGTGACGAGGAACGCATGGTCATCTGTGAGGAAGAAGGGGATGATGATGTCATCG CTGATGACAGTTTTGGCACCACTGACATTGATCTCAAGTGCAAGGAGCGGGTGACTGACAGTGAGAGTGGAGACAGCTCTGGGGAGGACCCAGAGGGCAGCAAG GGCTTTGGCCGTAAGGTGTTCTCACCTGTCATCCGCTCCTCTTTTACCCATTGCCGTCCAACCCTGGACCCTGAGCCTCCAGGGCCCCCGGATCCACCTGCAGCCTTCAGCAAAGGCTATggccccaccccatcctcctcctcctcacctgcTTCCACCTCAGTTTCAACCTCCTTTTCACTGGGCTCTGGAACCTTTAAGACCCAGGAGTCTGGTCAGGGCAGCACAGCAGTCCCACTGCGGCCCCCACCTCCTGGAGCTGGGGGCCCAACAACACCTTCCAAAGCCACTCGCTTTCTTCCTACGGATCCTGCCACCTTCCGGCGCAAGAGACCCGAAAGTGTTGGTAGTCTGGAGGCCCCAGGCCCCTCGGTCATTGCAGCACCTCCCATTGGGGGAGGAAACATTCTGCAAACACTGGTTCTACCTCCAAGCAAGGAGGAACGGGAGGGCAGTGGTGCACGAGTGCCCTCAGCCCCAGCTCCATCACTGGCCTATGGGGCTCCAGCAGCCCCTCTGTCCCGTCCTGCTGCCACCATGGTCACCAATGTGGTACGACCTGTCAGCAGCACTCCTGTGCCCATTGCCTCAAAGCCCTTTCCCACCTCTGGCCGGGCTGAGGCATCTTCAAATGACACAGGTGCCAGGACTGAAATGGGCACTGGATCTCGGGTACCTGGAGGCTCCCCATTGGGTGTCAGTTTAGTGTATTCGGATAAGAAGTCAGCAGcagccacctcaccagctccACACTTGGTAGCTGGACCCCTGTTGGGCACTGTGGGGAAGGCACCTGCTACTGTCACCAACCTGCTGGTGGGCACCCCAGGCTATGGGGCTCCTGCATCATCTGCTGTTCAGTTTATTGCCCAGGGAGCCCCAGGCAGTGTGACCCCTGCAGGCTCAGGAGCAAGTGCTGGGAATGGCCCCAATGGGCCAGTACCCCTGGGCATCCTGCAGCCAGGTGCCCTAGGCAAGGCTGGGGGAATCACCCAGGTGCAGTACATCCTGCCCACACTGCCCCAGCAGCTTCAAGTGGCACCTGCCCCAGCACCAGCCCCTGGGACCAAGGCAGCAGCTCCCAGTGGCCCTGTACCCACCACCAGCATTCGTTTCACCCTCCCTCCGGGCACCTCAACCAACGGCAAGGTCCTGGCTGCCACTGCACCCACTGCTGGCATCCCTATCCTGCAGTCTGTACCTTCCGCCCCGCCCCCTAAAG CCCAGTCAGTTTCTCCAGTCCAGGCCACACCCTCGGGTGGCTCAGCCCAGCTGCTTCCTGGGAAGGTGCTAGTTCCCCTGGCTGCCCCTAGCGTGTCAGTTCGAGGTGGAGGGGCTGGCCAGCCACTGCCCCTGGTTAGCTCACCTTTCTCAGTACCTGTCCAAAATGGTGCCCAGCAACCTAGCAAG ATTATCCAGCTGACTCCTGTGCCTGTGAGCACACCTAGCGGTCTGGTGCCACCCCTGAGCCCAGCCACAATACCGGGGCCCACATCACAGCCTCAGAAGGTCCTGTTGCCCTCTTCCACAAG AATCACTTATGTGCAGTCAGCAGGTGGGCACACTCTGCCTCTGGGTACCAGTACTGCATGCAGTCAGGCTGGAACAGTGACCTCATACGGGCCCACAAGCTCTGTAGCTCTGGGCTTCACATCGTTGGGGCCCAGTGGTCCTGCCTTCGTACAGCCCCTGCTCTCAG GCCAAGCTCCATTGCTGGCTCCTGGCCAGGTGGGCGTGTCACCTGTGCCTAGCCCCCAGTTGCCTCCTGCCTGCACAGCCCCTGGAGGTCCTGTCATAACAGCCTTTTACCCTGGCAGCCCTGCACCCACCTCAGCACCCCTGGGCCCACCTTCCCAAGCTCctccaagcctggtctacactgtggCCACCAGCACCACCCCACCTGCTGCTACCATTCTGCCCAAGGGCCCACCAGCCTCTGCCACTGCCACTCCAGCCCCTACTAGTCCTTTCCCTAGTGCCACAG GCTCCATGACCTACAGCTTAGTGGCTCCCAAGGCCCAGCGGCCCAGCCCAAAGGCCCCCCAGAAAGTGAAGGCAGCCATCGCCAGCATTCCCGTGGGGTCTTTTGAATCGGGTGCCACTGGGCGGCCTGGACCTACACCCCGACAGTCTATGGACTCTGGAGCAGTCCGAGAGCCAGCTGCCCCAGAATCAGAGCTTGAGGGGCAGCCCACACCCCCagtccccccacctcctccagaGACCTGGCCTCCTAATGCCCGGAACAGCCCCCCACCACCCCTGCCTGCTGAGGAGCGACCTGGCACCAAAGGCCCTGAGACT GCCAGCAAATTCCCCAGCTCATCTTCAGATTGGCGAGTTCCTGGGCTGGGCCTGGAGAGCCGTGGggagcctcccactcctcctagcccagctcctgctccagccacaGCCCCTAGTGgaagcagcagtggcagcagcgAGGGCAGTAGTGGGAGGGCAGCTGGGGACACACCTGAGCGCAAAGAAGTGACTAGTTCTGGCAAGAAGATGAAGGTGCGACCCCCACCCCTGAAGAAGACCTTTGACTCTGTGGACAA CAGGGTCCTGTCAGAAGTGGACTTTGAAGAGCGGTTTGCTGAGCTACCTGAGTTTCGGCCAGAGGAGGTGCTGCCCTCACCCACCCTGCAGTCTCTGGCCACCTCACCTCGGGCTATCCTTGGCTCCTACCgcaagaagaggaagaattcTACTG ACCTGGACTCAGCGCCTGAGGACCCCACCTCGCCCAAGCGCAAGATGAGGAGACGTTCGAGCTGCAGCTCAGAGCCCAACACCCCCAAGAGTGCCAAGTGCGAGGGTGACATCTTCACCTTTGACCGTACAG GTACTGAAACTGAGGATGTGCTTGGAGAGCTGGAGTATGAGAAAGTGCCCTACTCATCACTGCGGCGCACCCTGGACCAACGACGGGCCCTGGTCATGCAGCTCTTCCAGGACCATGGCTTCTTCCCATCAG CCCAGGCCACAGCAGCCTTCCAAGCCCGCTATGCAGACATCTTCCCTTCCAAAGTGTGTCTGCAATTGAAGATTCGGGAGGTTCGCCAGAAGATCATGCAGGCAGCCACTCCCACAGAGCAGCCCCCTGGGGCTGAGCCCCCCCTCCCTGGA